Genomic window (Bradyrhizobium sp. 186):
AGTCGAAGATCGACGACCTCATCTCCAATGAGGTCTCGAACGGAACGCTGACCTCGGACCAGGCCGACGAGCTCAAGGGCGTGTTTCAGTCCGCCTTCGCCAACGGTCCCGGCGGCACAGGTGGCGCCGGTGGGCCCCCACCCGGTCCGCCGCCGGATGACAGTTCTTCGGATTCGTCGTCCTCCACGGACTCGACGAGCAGCACGTCGAGCGATTCCACCACCGCTGAGATCCTCCAGCAGTTCCTCCAGGCGCTCCAGCAGTCGCAGTCGTCGAATTCGTCCTACGGCGCTAACGGCAGTGCGGCGAGCTCGTCGGCCAGCTTGGGCTTCTCCGCGCTTCTGATCGACTACAAGAGCTGACCTGAGCGACGCGGGTCGGCGCGTTCCTCGCCGCGATGATGCGTCTTCCCAGAGCGCATCGTCGCCGGCGGGGAACTGTGCGCTGCAAAATGTTCCTGAGTGACTTAGGAACAATCGCCGGTGAAGTGCTCCCCCCATCGCGCAACGAAATTCCAGCACGCATGGAACTGCGAGTGATCAGCGCTGTTTTCTCCGCACGAGTTTTCTGCTGAAGGAGAGGACGACATGTTGACGAAATCAATCGTGGCCGGCCTTGCCGGCACCGCGCTGCTTGCAACGGTTGCGTTTGCGCAATCGCCGACCGCCACCACCGACAAGGCCCCGACTGCGGCCACCGCCACGACGACGACCGCCTCGGGCGAGTGGCGTGCGTCGAAGATGCCGGGCCTGAAGGTCTATAACGAAGCCAACGAGAACATCGGCTCGATCAACGAGCTCTTGATGGACAAGAACGGCAACGTCAAGATCGCCGTGATCGGCGTCGGCGGCTTCCTCGGCATGGGCGAGCATCTGGTAGCCGTGCCCTATGAGAAGCTGAAGTTCGCCAATGAGGCCATCGCCTATACCGACACCGGCGCGACCAACCCGCCCGGCCGGCCCGCCACGACCACGACGACGGGTGCCGCGACCGGTATCGACAAGACTGCGACGACCGCGTCATCCTCGTCGAAGTGGTATCCGGACCACGCCGTGTTCAGCGCGAGCAAGGACGAGCTGAAGAAGATGCCCGAGTTCAAGTACTCGGAGTAATGCGGCTCGCGTGACCATCTAAACGAAGCGCGCCTGGTTTTCACCGGGCGCGCTGTCATGTGTTTTTCACCTCGCCCCGCTTGCGCGGAGAGGGAGAGACCTTAAAGCGCGATGAGATGAGGATGAATCATCATCGCGCTTTAGGTTGTTGTTTGAGCATGATCTTTTCGGAAAACCGCTTCGCACTTTTCCGGATCATGCTTTAGTTAGTTAGTGCGTCACCAGCGGGCAACCGCCCTTGTCGAGCGGGCGGAAGGCGTCGTCGCCGGGGACGGTGGCGATCAGCTTGTAGAGGTCCCACTCGCCCTTGGACTCCTCGGGCTTCTTCACCTCGAACAGATACATGTCGTGGATCATGCGGCCATCGATGCGGATCTTGCCATTCTTGGCGAAGAAGTCGTTGACCGGCGTGGCGCGCATCTTTTCCATCACCTTCGGCGCTTCGTCGGTCTTGATGTCTTCGATCGCCTTCAGATAGTGCATGGTCGCTGAATAGAGGCCGGCCTGGATCATGGTCGGCATGTGGCCGACCTTCTCGTTGAAGCGCTTCGAGAAAGCGCGCGTCTCCTCGTTCATGTCCCAGTAGAACGCGTCGGTGACGATCAGGCCCTGCGTCGCCTCGATGCCCAGCGAATGCGTATCGGTGATCTCCTGCAACAGCGCGATCATCTTCTGGCCGCCCTGCGTCAGACCAAACTCGGCCGCCTGCTTCAAGGCATTGGTGGTGTCGCCGCCGGCATTGGCCAGCGCGACCACCTTGGCCTTGGAGGCCTGGGCCTGGAGCAGGAAGGAGGAGAAGTCCGACGAGTTGAGGGGATGGCGGACGTCGCCGAGCACCTTGCCGCCGCTTTCCTTGACGACGTTGGCGGCGTCGCGCTGAAGCGCCATGCCGAAGGCGTAGTCGGCAGTGACGAAGAACCAGGTGTCCTCGCCGCGCTTCACCATTGCCTTGCCGGCGACGTTCGACAGCGAATAGGTGTCGTAGGTCCAGTGCACGGTGTTGGGCGAGCATTGCGCGCCGGTGATGTCGGACGAGCCGCCGCCGGAATTGATGTGGATCTTGTTCTTCTCGCGCGTCAGCGCCGAGATCGGCAGCGCCACCGAGGAGGTGGGCACGTCGAAGATCGCGTCGACCTTGTCGTTGTCATACCAGTTCCGGGCGATATTGACGCCGACGTCGGGCTTATTCTGGTGGTCAGCGGCGACCACTTGCACGGGCTTGCCGGCGACCTTGGCGCCGTAATCGGCGACGGCCATCTCGACGGCGGCAAGCGAGCCCTTGCCGGTCGCGTCCGCATAGAGGCTCGACATGTCCGTGAGCACACCGATCTTGACCACGTCGTCGGAAATCTGCGCCTGCGCCGTGCCGCAGGTTGCGGCGAGGGCGAGGCCGGCCGCGACGGCGGCGATGAGTTTGGGCATGGTTGTTCTCCCTTTGCGTTTGTTATTGGGCTTAATTGACGAGAGCCGTTTTAGCGACAATCGGCGCAGACAGCTAAGCGATCCGCGCCATAGCAGAATGCAAAATGGGAAGGGACGAGCGGTGTTCCTAACCCTCGCCCCTTGTGGGCCCCCTTGTGGGAGAGGGTGGCTCGGCGCGTAGCGGCGAGACGGGTGAGGGGGTTCTCTCCGCGCGTAATCGTCTCGCAGCGTGTACACCGAGAGAACCCCTCATCCGGCGCTTCGCGCCACCGTCGGTCAGGCGCTGCTGCCCTTGAGCCGTTCGTTGCGTCGGCGCAAGCCTTCCAGAGTGGCGAGCAGGATGACCGATACCGTCGTCAGAATCACCGCCGCTGCCGTGATGGTCGGGCTGATGTTCTCGCGGATGCCGCTGAACATCTCGCGTGGCAGCGTGCGCTGCTCGGGACCTGCCATGAACAGCACGATCACCACCTCATCGAAGCTGGTCGCGAAGGCGAACAGCGCGCCCGATGCCAGGCCGGGCAGGATCAGCGGCAGGATCACGCGGCGGAACGCGTAGAGCGGCGAGGCGCCGAGTGAGGCAGCGGCGCGTGCCAGGTTGGTGTCGAAGCTTTGCAGCGTCGCGCCGACCGTGATCACCACAAAGGGCGTCGCCAGCGCGGTGTGGGCCAGGATCAAGCCGAGATAGCTGCCGGTCAGTCCGATCGGCGCGAAGAAGAAATACAGACCGACCGCGGTAATGACACCGGGCACGACGACCGGGGACAGCACGAAAGCCAGCACGAGCGGTTTGAACCGGCTCTTCCACTGCGCCAGCCCCAGCGCGGCCAGCGTGCCAAGAACCATGGACAGCAGGGTCGAGGCGACGCCGATGATCATGCTGTTCTTCAGAGACGTCATCCACCGCGGCGAATTGATGAAGTCGTCGTACCAGCGCAAGGAGAGGCCCGGCAGCGGATAGGTCAAGTACGAACCTGAGCTGAAGGACAGCGGCATGATCGCAAGGATTGGCGCGATCAGGAAGATGAATACCAGCGCGGAGATAACGATGGTCGCGGTCCACGCGATGCGCTGGCTGGGCGTGCGGAGGGAGGGACTATCGCTCAATTCTTCATTCCTCCCGTGACCTGCTGGCCATGCACCAGCTTTCCGTAGACGAGAGCGAGCAGAAGAGTGGCCAGCAGCAGCACCGCACCCAACGCCGAAGCAAGGCCCCAGTTGGCCGTCTCGGTTGTGTAGAGCGCGATGAAATAGCTGATCATCTGGTCGGCGGCGCCCCCGACAAGTGCCGGCGTGATGTAGTACCCGAGCGCCAGGATGAAGACGAGCAGGCTTCCCGCGCCGATGCCGGGCAGGGTCTGGGGCAGGTAGATCCGCAGGAAGGCGGTGACCGGTGGCGCACCGAGCGAGGCGGCGGCACGCATGTAAGCGGGCGAGATCGCCTTCATGCTGCTGTACAGCGGCAGGATCATGAACGGCAAGAGAACGTGGGTCATGGCCACGCAGACACCGAAGCGGTTGTAGATCAGGCGCAACGGCTCGTCGATGATGCCAAGCCAGTGCAGGCTGTCGTTCACGACGCCTTTGCTCTGCAACAACACGATCCAGGCGCATGTGCGGACCAGAAGCGAAGTCCAGAACGGCAGCAGGACGAAGATCATCAGCAGATTCGATCGGCCCGGCGGCAGCGTCGCCAGCAGGTAAGCGACCGGAAAGCCAAGGATCAGGCAGAGTGCCGTGACGCTGAGGCTGATGATGAAGGTGCGGGCGAAAACGTTGCGGTAGATGGCCTGATCCGGCGGGGCTGCGACGATGGCGCCGTCCACGTTCCGCGTCAGGTCGAGCGCCGCCAGAAGGTAGAAGCCGGTCATTGGGCCACTGGCGTCCTTGATCGTCGTCCAGGTGGTGCGTTCGCGCCAGGCCAGGTTGATCTTGCCCAGCGCCTCCTTGGCCGTGCCGGGCTCCGGCATCGCCTTCAGATTGCGCGCAGTGCTGGTCAGGATCGTGCGGAAGCCGTTCAGCGCGTAGTTGAGCCGCTTCGCCGCGATGGCGATGGTGCCGGAGGTGCGCGCTGCCAGGATGTCGCTTGCCAGCGCCGCGTAGGCCTTTTCGTCCGGCAGGTCCTTGCCGTCCCAGCTGGCGAGAGCAACGACGGTTTGAGGCAGAGCCTGACGCACCTCCCTGTCATCGACCGAGCGCCACAGCATGCCGGCGATCGGGCCTGCGAAGGTGAAGAGCAGAAACAGCAGAAGAGGCAGCACCAGTGCCAACGCCTTGATCTGGCGCGCTCGCTCCGCCTGCTTCAGGCGGCGCTTGAGCGGCACCTCGGTCCGGGTATCGGCGCCGGTCAGGAACGCGGCTGTCATGGCTTGAGCCTCTTTGGCCGGAAATCCCCCGCCATTTCAGGCAAGGGGTGCGGCCCAGGCGAAGGGGTATCGACCCCCTGCCTGCGCCGTATGCCGGTTCGGTCGCGCGCTATTTCGCTGCCCATTTGTTGAAGCGCTCGGTCAGGCGGTCGATGTTCTCGAGCCAGAAGGCAACGTTGATCTCGACCGCGTTCTTGATGTTGTCCGGCGCTGTCGGCAGGTCCTTCAAAATGGCGGGCTGCAGCCGGGCGGCTGCGTCCTTGTTCGAAGTGCCATAGGCGATGTTCTCCGACAGCTTGGACTGGTTCTCCGCTTTGCCTGCGAAGTCCAGGAACTTGTAGGCCGCGTCCTTGTTTGGGCTACCCTTCAGGATGACCCAACTGTCGAGGGTGAAGAGCGCTCCGTCCCACACCATGCCAAAATTCTTCTTCTCGTTCTTGTTCGCGGTGTCGATGCGGCCATTGTAGACCGAGGTCATCGCCACCTCGCCGGAGGCGAGCAATTGCGGCGGCTGGGCGCCGGCCTTCCACCAGACGATGTCGCTCTTGATGGTGTCGAGCTTCTTGAACGCGCGCTCGACGCCTTCGTCGGTCGCCAGCACCTTGTAGACATCCTTCGGTGCGACGCCGTCGGCCATCAGGGCGATCTCCAGCGTGGTCTTCGGGCCCTGACGCAAGGCGCGCTTGCCCGGAATCTTTCTGGTGTCGAAGAAGTCGGCCCAGCCCGTAGGCGCGTCCTTCAGCCTGTCCTTGTCGTAGCCGAGAACAAAATCGTAGACGATGGCACCGACGCCGCAGGGATTGACTGACGGCGGCATGTACGCGGCCTCGCCGCCGATCCTGGAATAATCCATCTTCTCGAACAGGCCTTCCTCGCAGCCGACCGCCAGTTCGTCGCTCTCGACCTGGACGACGTCCCAGGTGGCGGCACCACCCTGCACCTTGGCGCGCAACACGCCGACGCCGCCGTCCCAGGACTCGTCGTTCATCGGAGCACCAGCTGCCTTCTTAAACGGCTCGAAATAGACCTTCTTCTGGGCATCCTGATACGCGCCGCCCCACGACACGACGGTGAGGTCACGCGCCTGCGCGACCGTGGCCAGCGCAGCGCTGGCGCTGAACGCCGCGGCGAAACCCAGAGCAATCTTGCCAGTCTTGCGCTTCAGCATGGTCTTTGTTCCTTCTTCATGTGAGTGGCGTTGAGGTCGATCATTGCCGGTCCGCTTGCGTTGGAGACGTGCTGCAGGATTGGATCAGACGGGATCGAGGGCCAGGCAGTCCTCTGGGCGGAACGTGATGAATACGCTTTCGCCAGGTCTTAGGCTGCCATGTCTTAGGCTGTCATGTCTCAGGCTGTCATGCGCCCCCGGCTGAAGCTTGACCATGAACTCCCGGTTGCCGGCGACATCGAGCAGGGCCAGCGCGTGGTCGCCGAGATAGATGGTGTTCTGCACCCTGGCCGGCAGGCGGTTAGGTC
Coding sequences:
- a CDS encoding PRC-barrel domain-containing protein, with protein sequence MLTKSIVAGLAGTALLATVAFAQSPTATTDKAPTAATATTTTASGEWRASKMPGLKVYNEANENIGSINELLMDKNGNVKIAVIGVGGFLGMGEHLVAVPYEKLKFANEAIAYTDTGATNPPGRPATTTTTGAATGIDKTATTASSSSKWYPDHAVFSASKDELKKMPEFKYSE
- a CDS encoding ABC transporter substrate-binding protein gives rise to the protein MPKLIAAVAAGLALAATCGTAQAQISDDVVKIGVLTDMSSLYADATGKGSLAAVEMAVADYGAKVAGKPVQVVAADHQNKPDVGVNIARNWYDNDKVDAIFDVPTSSVALPISALTREKNKIHINSGGGSSDITGAQCSPNTVHWTYDTYSLSNVAGKAMVKRGEDTWFFVTADYAFGMALQRDAANVVKESGGKVLGDVRHPLNSSDFSSFLLQAQASKAKVVALANAGGDTTNALKQAAEFGLTQGGQKMIALLQEITDTHSLGIEATQGLIVTDAFYWDMNEETRAFSKRFNEKVGHMPTMIQAGLYSATMHYLKAIEDIKTDEAPKVMEKMRATPVNDFFAKNGKIRIDGRMIHDMYLFEVKKPEESKGEWDLYKLIATVPGDDAFRPLDKGGCPLVTH
- a CDS encoding ABC transporter permease, which encodes MSDSPSLRTPSQRIAWTATIVISALVFIFLIAPILAIMPLSFSSGSYLTYPLPGLSLRWYDDFINSPRWMTSLKNSMIIGVASTLLSMVLGTLAALGLAQWKSRFKPLVLAFVLSPVVVPGVITAVGLYFFFAPIGLTGSYLGLILAHTALATPFVVITVGATLQSFDTNLARAAASLGASPLYAFRRVILPLILPGLASGALFAFATSFDEVVIVLFMAGPEQRTLPREMFSGIRENISPTITAAAVILTTVSVILLATLEGLRRRNERLKGSSA
- a CDS encoding ABC transporter permease, producing MTAAFLTGADTRTEVPLKRRLKQAERARQIKALALVLPLLLFLLFTFAGPIAGMLWRSVDDREVRQALPQTVVALASWDGKDLPDEKAYAALASDILAARTSGTIAIAAKRLNYALNGFRTILTSTARNLKAMPEPGTAKEALGKINLAWRERTTWTTIKDASGPMTGFYLLAALDLTRNVDGAIVAAPPDQAIYRNVFARTFIISLSVTALCLILGFPVAYLLATLPPGRSNLLMIFVLLPFWTSLLVRTCAWIVLLQSKGVVNDSLHWLGIIDEPLRLIYNRFGVCVAMTHVLLPFMILPLYSSMKAISPAYMRAAASLGAPPVTAFLRIYLPQTLPGIGAGSLLVFILALGYYITPALVGGAADQMISYFIALYTTETANWGLASALGAVLLLATLLLALVYGKLVHGQQVTGGMKN
- a CDS encoding ABC transporter substrate-binding protein; this translates as MLKRKTGKIALGFAAAFSASAALATVAQARDLTVVSWGGAYQDAQKKVYFEPFKKAAGAPMNDESWDGGVGVLRAKVQGGAATWDVVQVESDELAVGCEEGLFEKMDYSRIGGEAAYMPPSVNPCGVGAIVYDFVLGYDKDRLKDAPTGWADFFDTRKIPGKRALRQGPKTTLEIALMADGVAPKDVYKVLATDEGVERAFKKLDTIKSDIVWWKAGAQPPQLLASGEVAMTSVYNGRIDTANKNEKKNFGMVWDGALFTLDSWVILKGSPNKDAAYKFLDFAGKAENQSKLSENIAYGTSNKDAAARLQPAILKDLPTAPDNIKNAVEINVAFWLENIDRLTERFNKWAAK